In one Polaribacter sp. ALD11 genomic region, the following are encoded:
- a CDS encoding DUF3050 domain-containing protein has protein sequence MNSNIVHIEKELSGLRNELKNHSLYKKLHTLEDIQLFMELHVFAVWDFMSLLKALQINLTCVSIPWVPVKNTELARFINEITIAEESDYDANGVIKSHFEMYLTAMSEVSADTNAINDFITKIKSNVSIEKALETVEVPTEVKEFVNFTFDTIKTNENHLIASAFTFGREDVIPDMFINIIEKASLENSESYDSLTYYLKRHIELDGDEHGPLSLKMIEELCGNDAQKWKEVLDTAKKALQLRINLWSSIEQQLMNRN, from the coding sequence ATGAACAGTAATATTGTACATATTGAAAAAGAATTATCTGGTTTAAGAAATGAATTGAAAAACCATTCATTATATAAAAAGTTACACACGCTAGAAGATATTCAACTTTTTATGGAGCTTCATGTTTTTGCCGTTTGGGATTTTATGTCGCTTTTAAAAGCTTTACAGATTAATTTAACTTGCGTTTCAATTCCTTGGGTTCCAGTAAAAAACACAGAATTGGCTCGTTTTATTAATGAAATTACAATTGCGGAAGAGAGTGATTACGACGCTAATGGTGTGATTAAAAGTCATTTTGAAATGTATTTGACTGCAATGTCTGAAGTAAGTGCTGACACCAATGCAATTAATGATTTCATTACAAAGATAAAGTCTAATGTTTCGATTGAAAAGGCATTAGAAACGGTAGAAGTTCCTACTGAGGTAAAAGAGTTTGTAAACTTTACATTTGATACTATAAAGACAAATGAAAACCACCTAATTGCGTCTGCATTTACTTTTGGTAGAGAAGATGTAATTCCAGATATGTTTATAAATATTATTGAGAAAGCATCTTTAGAAAATAGTGAATCGTACGATAGTTTAACATATTATTTAAAGAGACATATTGAATTGGATGGAGACGAGCACGGACCTTTATCATTAAAAATGATTGAAGAATTATGTGGTAATGATGCACAAAAGTGGAAGGAAGTTTTAGATACTGCAAAAAAAGCATTACAACTAAGAATTAACTTGTGGAGTTCTATTGAGCAACAATTAATGAATAGAAATTAA
- a CDS encoding amidohydrolase, with product MKKILLTLVTLLSLFSCNKEKVDLIIINSNTYTVNSGFEKVEAFAVKDGIFVAVGKNAEIEGKYESDVIVDAKKQAILPGLIDAHCHFYGMGMQQQKVDLNGTNSYDEVLERLVAFQKEKNATFITGRGWDQNDWEVKEFPTKEKLDALFPTIPVAVRRVDGHAYLVNQAAIDLAEITKETKVSGGEIILKDGEMTGVLIDAAMDFIKIPNATKQEAIQGLLDAQKTAFSYGLTTVDDAGLEQSTIELIDSLQQVKALKMRVYAMVSATQKNLDYYINKGIIKTDRLNVRSFKVYGDGALGSRGAAMRTSYSDRENHFGALIYAPERYQEIAKQIAASEYQMNTHAIGDSANTWMLKTYKDVLANAKNRRWRIEHAQIIFEEDFDLFDNILPSVQPTHATSDMYWAAERIGKKRMKGAYAFKDLLNKYGKIALGTDFPVEQVNPFLTFYAATIRKDVDNFPEGGFQMENALTREETLKGMTIWAAYSNFEENEKGSIEVGKFADFVILNQDIMSVEGNKIHLIKAVSTYLNGEKVY from the coding sequence ATGAAGAAAATACTTTTAACCTTAGTTACACTCCTTTCACTTTTTTCTTGCAATAAAGAAAAAGTAGACTTAATAATTATCAATTCAAATACATATACCGTTAACAGTGGTTTTGAAAAAGTAGAAGCTTTTGCAGTAAAAGATGGTATTTTTGTAGCTGTTGGTAAAAATGCAGAAATTGAAGGTAAATACGAGTCTGATGTAATTGTAGACGCAAAAAAACAAGCGATTCTTCCTGGCTTAATTGATGCTCATTGTCATTTTTATGGAATGGGAATGCAACAACAAAAGGTAGATTTAAATGGTACTAATAGTTATGATGAAGTTTTAGAGAGACTTGTCGCTTTTCAAAAAGAAAAGAATGCAACTTTTATTACAGGTCGTGGTTGGGATCAAAATGATTGGGAAGTAAAAGAATTTCCTACTAAAGAAAAGTTAGATGCTTTATTTCCTACAATTCCTGTGGCTGTAAGAAGAGTTGATGGGCATGCGTATTTAGTAAATCAGGCAGCAATTGATTTAGCAGAAATAACCAAAGAAACAAAGGTTTCTGGTGGAGAAATCATTTTGAAGGATGGAGAAATGACAGGTGTTTTAATTGATGCTGCTATGGATTTTATTAAGATTCCTAATGCAACGAAGCAAGAAGCTATTCAAGGTTTATTAGACGCTCAAAAAACAGCTTTTTCTTACGGATTAACAACTGTTGATGATGCTGGTTTAGAGCAATCTACCATCGAGTTAATTGATAGCTTGCAGCAAGTAAAAGCTTTAAAAATGAGAGTATATGCAATGGTTTCAGCAACACAAAAAAACCTAGATTATTATATAAACAAAGGAATTATTAAAACCGATAGATTAAATGTACGTTCTTTTAAAGTTTATGGAGACGGTGCTTTGGGGTCTAGAGGAGCTGCAATGCGTACCTCATATTCAGATAGAGAAAATCATTTTGGTGCTTTAATTTATGCTCCGGAGAGGTATCAAGAAATAGCAAAACAAATTGCCGCTTCAGAATACCAAATGAATACGCATGCAATTGGAGATTCTGCGAATACTTGGATGCTAAAAACATATAAAGATGTTTTAGCAAATGCTAAAAATAGACGTTGGAGAATTGAACATGCACAAATAATTTTCGAAGAAGATTTTGATCTTTTTGATAATATTCTACCTTCTGTTCAACCAACACACGCAACTTCAGATATGTATTGGGCAGCAGAAAGAATTGGAAAAAAAAGAATGAAGGGTGCTTATGCTTTTAAAGATTTATTAAATAAGTACGGTAAAATTGCTTTAGGAACAGATTTTCCTGTAGAGCAAGTAAATCCTTTTTTAACATTTTATGCAGCAACTATTAGAAAAGATGTTGATAATTTTCCTGAAGGTGGATTTCAAATGGAAAATGCATTAACAAGAGAAGAAACCTTAAAAGGAATGACTATTTGGGCGGCATATTCAAACTTTGAAGAAAATGAAAAAGGTTCTATTGAAGTTGGGAAGTTTGCAGATTTTGTGATTTTAAATCAGGATATTATGAGTGTTGAAGGAAATAAAATTCACCTAATAAAAGCTGTCTCTACTTATTTAAATGGTGAAAAGGTTTATTAA
- a CDS encoding FKBP-type peptidyl-prolyl cis-trans isomerase, translated as MKSYLLSFFLLIFFTSCSSDNSNFTPQTEADIIKYIEENNLNANRSDSGLYYVIENEGEGKRPTSSSNVTVAYKGYFLDGNVFDKSDANGISFGLNQVIKGWTEGITYFKEGGKGILLVPSNLGYGANGRSSIPGGAVLVFDIKLISVN; from the coding sequence ATGAAATCATACTTATTATCATTTTTCTTATTAATATTTTTTACCTCTTGCTCTAGTGACAATTCAAATTTCACTCCTCAAACTGAAGCTGATATTATTAAATACATAGAAGAAAATAACCTTAATGCGAACAGAAGTGACTCTGGTTTATATTATGTAATTGAGAATGAAGGTGAAGGAAAAAGACCTACTAGTAGCTCTAATGTAACGGTAGCCTACAAAGGATATTTTTTAGACGGAAACGTTTTTGATAAAAGCGATGCTAATGGAATCTCTTTTGGACTGAATCAAGTTATTAAAGGTTGGACAGAAGGAATCACTTATTTTAAAGAAGGCGGAAAAGGTATTTTATTAGTTCCGTCTAATTTAGGCTATGGCGCAAACGGACGTAGTTCTATTCCTGGAGGTGCCGTTTTAGTTTTTGATATTAAACTAATTAGTGTTAACTAA
- a CDS encoding phosphoribosylanthranilate isomerase, protein MKLKVCGMKYVENIQEVAALQPDYLGFIFYEKSKRNFEGIIPELSKAIKKMGVFVNEYPEIVISLVEEYSLDAIQLHGDESVDYVRDLKNQLAERRALFIEENKQIQKKKNQHYISDNEVEIIKVFGIKDEFNFNDLKAYLEHVDFFLFDTKGKERGGNGTKFDWTVLEKYPFDKPFFLSGGIGLSAIEEVQKIMNSGLPIYALDVNSKFESEPGKKKIQELKKFKNNVITNSVK, encoded by the coding sequence ATGAAACTGAAAGTCTGCGGAATGAAATATGTAGAAAATATTCAAGAAGTTGCAGCATTGCAGCCAGATTATTTGGGTTTTATTTTCTATGAAAAGTCAAAACGAAATTTTGAAGGAATTATTCCAGAGCTTTCAAAAGCTATCAAAAAAATGGGAGTTTTTGTAAATGAATATCCAGAGATTGTAATTTCTTTAGTAGAGGAATACAGTTTAGATGCAATTCAATTACATGGTGACGAGTCTGTTGATTATGTGAGAGATTTAAAAAATCAGTTAGCAGAAAGAAGGGCTTTATTTATTGAAGAAAATAAGCAGATACAGAAGAAAAAGAATCAGCATTATATTTCTGACAACGAAGTTGAAATTATTAAAGTTTTCGGAATTAAAGATGAATTCAATTTTAATGATTTAAAGGCTTATTTAGAGCATGTAGATTTCTTTTTGTTCGATACAAAAGGAAAGGAAAGAGGAGGGAACGGAACAAAATTTGATTGGACTGTTTTAGAAAAATATCCTTTTGATAAACCTTTCTTTTTAAGTGGAGGAATCGGATTGTCAGCTATTGAAGAAGTACAAAAAATAATGAATTCAGGTTTGCCAATTTATGCTTTGGATGTGAATAGTAAGTTTGAAAGTGAACCAGGAAAAAAGAAAATACAAGAATTAAAGAAGTTTAAAAATAACGTTATTACGAACAGCGTGAAGTAA
- the trpA gene encoding tryptophan synthase subunit alpha, whose translation MNSIQEVFQKKDKNLLSIYFTCGYPKLEDTTKVIAALEKSGVDFIEVGLPYSDPLADGPTIQDSSQKALENGINLDVIFEQLLTIKETNKTPLVLMGYLNQMLKYGEDKFCQKVVDCGIDTLILPDLPMVEFENHYKDLFDKYGITNVFLITPHTSEERIRKIDSYSKAFIYVVASASITGAKGDISNNQISYFERIKGMNLQSKLIIGFGISDKQTFNTACKYANGTIIGSAFIKDLGLNGIDKIDAFIKPIIS comes from the coding sequence ATGAATTCAATTCAAGAAGTATTTCAGAAAAAAGATAAAAACTTGTTGTCTATTTATTTTACTTGTGGTTATCCAAAATTAGAGGATACTACAAAAGTTATAGCAGCATTAGAAAAAAGTGGTGTAGACTTTATTGAGGTTGGTTTACCATATTCAGATCCTTTAGCAGATGGCCCAACAATACAAGATAGTAGCCAAAAAGCATTAGAAAACGGAATTAATTTAGATGTTATTTTTGAGCAATTATTAACCATTAAAGAAACTAATAAAACACCTTTAGTTTTAATGGGATATCTAAATCAGATGCTTAAATACGGTGAAGATAAGTTTTGTCAAAAAGTAGTTGATTGTGGTATAGACACACTTATTCTTCCAGATTTACCAATGGTTGAATTTGAAAACCATTACAAGGATTTATTTGATAAATACGGAATTACAAATGTATTTTTAATAACACCTCATACTTCAGAAGAAAGAATTAGAAAGATAGACTCCTATTCTAAAGCATTTATTTATGTTGTTGCTTCTGCTTCTATAACTGGTGCTAAAGGAGATATTTCTAATAATCAAATTTCTTATTTCGAGAGAATTAAAGGAATGAATTTACAAAGTAAATTAATAATTGGTTTTGGTATTTCTGATAAGCAAACATTTAATACTGCTTGTAAGTATGCAAACGGAACAATTATAGGTTCTGCTTTTATAAAGGATTTAGGTCTAAATGGAATTGATAAAATAGATGCTTTTATCAAACCAATAATTTCATAA
- the trpB gene encoding tryptophan synthase subunit beta → MKSKFHPDKNGYYGQFGGAFIPELLHPNVQELADNYIQIIESEEFQTEYKSLLKDYVGRPTPLYLAKRLSEKYGATIYLKREDLNHTGAHKVNNTVGQILIAKKLGKTKIIAETGAGQHGVATATVCALMGLECTVFMGEKDIVRQAPNVARMKMLGAKVVPATSGSKTLKDATNEAIRYWIQHPETFYLIGSVVGPAPHPDMVARLQAIISEEMKWQLKEKTGKENPDTIIACVGGGSNAAGAFYHYLDDENVELIAVEAAGLGVDSGESAATSQLGEVGIIHGSKTILMQDEYGQIVEPYSISAGLDYPGVGPLHAFLYETKRAKFMNATDKEALAAAYELTKIEGIIPALETAHALAVLSKIKFKKDQVVVVNLSGRGDKDLETYIKHLEE, encoded by the coding sequence ATGAAATCAAAATTTCACCCAGACAAAAATGGATATTATGGACAATTTGGAGGCGCATTCATTCCCGAATTGTTACATCCAAATGTACAAGAATTAGCGGATAATTATATTCAAATTATCGAATCTGAAGAATTTCAGACAGAGTATAAATCACTACTTAAAGATTATGTTGGTAGACCAACACCTTTGTATTTAGCCAAAAGACTATCAGAAAAATACGGAGCTACTATTTATTTAAAAAGAGAAGATTTAAACCATACAGGAGCTCATAAGGTAAACAACACGGTTGGTCAGATTTTAATAGCAAAGAAGTTAGGTAAAACAAAGATTATTGCTGAAACAGGAGCAGGACAACACGGTGTTGCCACTGCAACCGTTTGTGCTTTAATGGGGTTAGAATGCACGGTTTTCATGGGCGAAAAAGACATTGTTCGTCAGGCACCAAACGTTGCTAGAATGAAAATGTTAGGAGCAAAGGTAGTTCCTGCTACAAGCGGTTCTAAAACCTTAAAAGACGCTACAAATGAAGCAATAAGATATTGGATTCAGCACCCAGAAACTTTTTATTTAATAGGTTCTGTTGTTGGTCCTGCACCACACCCAGATATGGTTGCAAGATTACAGGCTATAATTTCGGAAGAAATGAAATGGCAATTAAAGGAGAAAACAGGAAAAGAAAATCCGGATACAATTATTGCTTGTGTTGGTGGAGGAAGTAATGCTGCAGGAGCTTTTTATCATTATTTAGATGATGAAAATGTAGAATTAATTGCTGTTGAAGCGGCAGGTTTAGGAGTTGATTCTGGTGAAAGTGCTGCAACTTCTCAGTTAGGTGAAGTTGGAATTATTCATGGAAGTAAAACCATTTTAATGCAAGATGAATATGGCCAAATAGTAGAGCCTTATTCTATATCTGCAGGTTTAGATTACCCAGGAGTTGGACCTTTGCATGCTTTTTTATATGAAACTAAGCGTGCCAAGTTTATGAATGCAACAGACAAAGAGGCTTTAGCCGCAGCTTATGAATTAACTAAGATAGAAGGAATTATTCCAGCTTTAGAAACAGCACATGCGTTGGCTGTTTTATCAAAAATAAAGTTTAAGAAAGACCAAGTTGTAGTGGTTAATTTATCTGGTAGAGGAGACAAAGATTTAGAAACGTATATCAAACATTTAGAAGAATAA
- a CDS encoding MauE/DoxX family redox-associated membrane protein gives METTSLVLRIIFGVLFCFAGIMHVIRPNIFKHFIPEFLPKLAINYIFGFIEFFLGLGLFFSGTVKDAATGIFILMVIFLPIHIWDATKIRPAIGSKKIAFLRIPLQFLLMYCAYIMYKNS, from the coding sequence ATTATATTCGGAGTCCTTTTCTGTTTTGCAGGAATTATGCACGTTATAAGACCAAATATTTTCAAGCATTTTATCCCAGAATTTCTTCCAAAACTTGCAATCAATTATATTTTTGGATTCATCGAATTCTTTTTAGGTTTGGGTTTATTTTTCTCTGGAACCGTAAAAGATGCAGCTACAGGAATTTTTATACTAATGGTTATTTTTCTCCCTATTCATATCTGGGATGCAACTAAAATTAGACCCGCAATTGGTTCTAAAAAAATTGCTTTTCTTAGAATTCCTTTACAATTCCTACTAATGTATTGCGCTTATATTATGTACAAAAATTCATAA